The following coding sequences lie in one Synechococcus sp. PCC 7336 genomic window:
- a CDS encoding putative Ig domain-containing protein, which translates to MVAPIPNQLPTVTSTPRTLARPEQLYSYDILASDPDGDALTYELVNAPAGAVLDGERLVWNPTAAQMGDNAFSIRIRDSQGGSITHDFEVQVSNRVVNHTPVITSAPELTTHLDRDYRSVE; encoded by the coding sequence GTGGTTGCCCCCATCCCCAATCAACTCCCGACGGTCACCTCTACCCCTCGCACGCTGGCTCGACCGGAGCAGCTCTACTCTTACGACATCCTGGCTAGCGACCCCGATGGCGACGCCCTCACCTACGAGCTGGTCAACGCTCCTGCAGGAGCTGTGCTCGATGGCGAGCGCTTGGTTTGGAATCCCACTGCCGCTCAAATGGGTGATAACGCTTTCTCTATCCGCATTCGCGACAGTCAGGGGGGCAGTATTACCCACGACTTCGAGGTGCAGGTAAGCAACCGGGTGGTGAATCATACGCCTGTCATTACTTCTGCTCCTGAGCTGACCACCCATCTCGATCGCGACTATCGATCTGTTGAGTGA
- a CDS encoding lipopolysaccharide assembly protein LapB, which translates to MSGAKGFGKQNHKENIDRRKDRFDTEWDDAISRFQIDVGFKSFQLNLRHPKTREICKPHQAIPDVFKQWQTIQSLWDRRSLLYEAIYSLVGQHMKPWQVANYLTANRSPLDALDILQSEIKNSKNSDKFPEYCIALSRSLIALTYYKEALTWAQKAFQASPKDIRNKFILADAYALCGYPEEADKIYQEQLALAKPSQNNSISEMFSEMFAKETGIISSPVFAVQIGLQLSDPHQSAEFWKIAEAEFYDSPYFRMQHAYHLANSGSVEHCIAKLIALTHEMPWLKEANLKLMQIFEELNQSGKVIMPEFQSQLRKRLESNS; encoded by the coding sequence ATGAGTGGGGCAAAAGGATTTGGCAAGCAGAACCATAAAGAAAATATTGACAGGAGAAAAGATCGTTTTGATACAGAGTGGGATGATGCCATCTCTAGATTCCAGATTGATGTTGGATTTAAGTCTTTTCAATTGAACTTGAGGCATCCGAAAACTCGCGAGATCTGCAAGCCCCATCAAGCAATTCCTGATGTTTTCAAACAATGGCAAACTATTCAGTCATTGTGGGATCGACGTAGCCTCCTATATGAGGCAATCTACAGTCTCGTTGGTCAACACATGAAACCTTGGCAAGTTGCCAACTATCTTACTGCCAACCGAAGTCCACTTGACGCATTAGATATTCTTCAAAGTGAAATAAAGAATTCCAAAAATTCAGATAAATTTCCAGAATACTGCATAGCTTTATCTAGATCTCTGATCGCTCTAACATATTACAAAGAAGCACTAACATGGGCTCAAAAGGCATTTCAAGCTAGCCCGAAGGATATACGAAATAAGTTTATCTTAGCTGATGCCTATGCTTTATGTGGTTATCCTGAAGAGGCTGACAAAATCTACCAGGAGCAGTTAGCTTTAGCCAAGCCCTCCCAAAACAACTCGATTTCTGAAATGTTTTCAGAAATGTTCGCTAAAGAGACAGGAATAATTTCATCCCCTGTATTTGCTGTTCAGATTGGATTGCAACTAAGCGACCCGCATCAATCTGCTGAATTTTGGAAGATTGCTGAGGCTGAATTTTATGACAGCCCGTATTTTAGAATGCAACATGCATATCATTTAGCAAACTCTGGTAGTGTAGAGCACTGCATTGCTAAGCTTATAGCCTTAACTCACGAGATGCCCTGGCTAAAAGAAGCCAACCTGAAACTGATGCAGATTTTTGAAGAGTTAAATCAATCAGGCAAAGTCATTATGCCTGAGTTTCAGTCTCAATTGCGTAAACGCCTTGAGTCAAACTCTTAG